The Nitrospinota bacterium genome contains a region encoding:
- a CDS encoding TIGR03960 family B12-binding radical SAM protein, translating into MIDHPYARWLDKIHNPSQYIGEEVNSIIKVREAVDCRLAICFPELYGIGMSNLGVKILYSAVNERKTLWAERFFAPEPDFEQILRNENVALRSHESHDPLSDFDVIGFSIPTELCYSEILAMLELGKVPLLGSERGDDDPIVIGGGPSIFNPEPISDFFDMFFIGEAEILLPEICETIGRLRKANVPKDKILEEVAKVEGIYVPSHFSVLYDGIKVAEVTHLKKNLPKPIKYFLSDLNNSPYPFKMVIPYGQPVFDRLSVEIDRGCTVGCRYCQAGITYRPVRERAPSEVLRIAEYGMKSTGFDNISLASLSSGDYSSIEPLVKTLMDEMEKQHVAISLPSLRSGSLTRDMIDTISRVRKTGFTITAEAGNERLRWVINKNISDDEIIDTARKVLSGGWTTLKMYFMIGLPTETDEDVYSIPEMVKKIVSLSENGKRFKSINVGVAQFVPKPHTAFQWVAMDSFETLLRKKTILIGAFRKMKKVSMKGHEVEMSFLEGVFSRGDRRLGAVIKKAYEKGCRLDGWSDYFRYDLWLEAFAECGIKPEEYANRKRQQDETLPWDHINVGVNKKYLLRELALSEKGEISEDCRNNKCLGCGMNKEHKIIAKSETFPLPSAVYKRVDNEKLHHFRLHFRKAGLSKYLSHLELKSAITRALKRGGLPVAYSEGFHPHPKLSFGPALSVGVESHYELLDLALEENMPPEYILKTINMNFEKGLEVYQVNKLLPPFSSIQSEIKSATYEVLLSEESGNKVFEPLLRVLMEMDGVEILEKSESMDFIKFESVHLGILTRIRKVLPDFSLGPDVRLVKTGISLEKPMKKAGV; encoded by the coding sequence ATGATTGATCACCCATACGCCAGGTGGCTGGATAAAATCCATAATCCGTCACAGTATATCGGAGAGGAAGTAAATTCAATAATCAAGGTGAGGGAGGCTGTTGATTGCCGTCTGGCTATCTGTTTCCCCGAACTTTATGGAATAGGGATGTCAAACCTGGGGGTAAAGATACTTTATTCTGCCGTTAACGAAAGAAAGACGCTCTGGGCCGAGCGCTTCTTTGCCCCGGAACCCGATTTCGAGCAAATATTACGAAACGAAAATGTCGCTCTTCGGAGCCATGAATCTCACGATCCTTTATCCGATTTCGATGTTATAGGTTTCAGCATCCCTACCGAGTTATGCTATTCGGAAATACTCGCGATGCTGGAGCTTGGAAAGGTTCCTTTACTCGGTTCAGAGAGAGGCGATGATGATCCGATAGTCATAGGGGGGGGGCCGTCCATTTTTAATCCGGAACCGATATCGGATTTTTTCGATATGTTTTTTATAGGCGAGGCAGAAATATTATTGCCTGAGATATGTGAAACCATCGGCAGACTAAGAAAAGCGAACGTCCCAAAAGATAAGATACTTGAAGAGGTAGCAAAGGTAGAGGGGATTTATGTCCCGTCGCATTTCTCCGTTTTGTACGACGGTATAAAGGTCGCAGAGGTAACCCATCTGAAGAAGAATCTGCCAAAACCAATAAAATATTTTCTAAGTGATTTGAATAATAGCCCATACCCTTTCAAAATGGTCATCCCGTACGGACAGCCGGTTTTCGACCGGCTCTCGGTTGAGATCGATAGAGGTTGCACCGTTGGATGCCGGTATTGCCAGGCGGGTATTACATACAGACCGGTTCGCGAAAGAGCGCCATCCGAAGTGTTGAGGATCGCCGAATATGGAATGAAAAGCACCGGATTCGACAACATTTCCCTCGCTTCCCTTTCCAGCGGTGATTACAGCTCGATTGAACCGCTGGTTAAAACTTTGATGGATGAAATGGAGAAACAGCATGTCGCCATATCACTGCCCTCGCTACGATCGGGAAGCCTTACCAGGGATATGATAGACACTATAAGCCGGGTAAGAAAAACCGGATTCACCATCACCGCTGAAGCCGGCAACGAAAGGCTGAGGTGGGTAATAAATAAAAACATATCGGATGATGAGATCATAGATACTGCCAGGAAAGTGTTAAGTGGCGGATGGACAACGCTGAAAATGTATTTCATGATCGGTCTGCCGACTGAAACGGATGAAGATGTATATTCGATACCTGAGATGGTGAAAAAGATCGTCTCATTGAGCGAAAATGGTAAACGATTCAAAAGCATAAACGTTGGCGTAGCGCAGTTTGTGCCGAAGCCTCACACGGCCTTTCAGTGGGTGGCCATGGACAGCTTCGAGACCCTGTTAAGGAAAAAGACCATACTGATTGGCGCTTTCAGGAAAATGAAAAAGGTTTCGATGAAAGGGCATGAAGTGGAAATGTCCTTCCTGGAAGGGGTATTTTCCAGAGGGGACAGGCGTCTTGGTGCCGTTATAAAAAAGGCGTATGAAAAGGGGTGCCGGCTCGATGGATGGTCGGACTATTTCCGGTACGATCTCTGGCTCGAGGCGTTCGCGGAATGCGGCATTAAACCGGAAGAGTACGCCAACAGGAAAAGGCAACAGGATGAAACTCTTCCATGGGATCATATAAACGTGGGTGTAAACAAAAAATACCTGCTAAGGGAACTGGCGCTCTCCGAGAAAGGGGAAATTTCCGAGGATTGCCGTAATAACAAATGCCTCGGGTGCGGAATGAACAAAGAGCATAAAATAATCGCAAAGAGCGAAACTTTTCCATTACCATCCGCTGTATATAAAAGGGTCGATAATGAAAAACTACATCACTTCAGATTGCATTTCAGAAAAGCGGGGCTCTCAAAATATCTGTCGCATCTCGAATTGAAATCGGCCATAACGAGGGCCTTGAAAAGAGGGGGACTGCCGGTAGCATATTCGGAGGGATTTCATCCACATCCTAAACTCTCTTTTGGTCCCGCCTTATCGGTTGGCGTAGAGAGCCACTATGAACTGCTCGACTTGGCACTGGAAGAAAATATGCCGCCGGAGTATATATTGAAAACTATCAACATGAATTTCGAAAAAGGGCTTGAGGTTTACCAAGTCAACAAGCTTCTGCCGCCATTCTCGTCCATTCAATCCGAAATAAAGAGCGCGACATACGAAGTGCTCCTTAGTGAGGAGAGCGGGAACAAGGTATTCGAACCTTTGCTAAGGGTTTTAATGGAAATGGACGGTGTGGAAATTCTCGAAAAATCCGAATCAATGGACTTTATAAAATTTGAGTCTGTGCATCTAGGCATTCTCACCAGAATAAGAAAAGTACTGCCCGATTTCTCACTTGGGCCGGATGTAAGACTGGTTAAGACCGGGATATCGCTGGAAAAACCGATGAAAAAGGCCGGAGTTTAG
- the rodA gene encoding rod shape-determining protein RodA has translation MEKRNTAKGELGKRWYAVFDWVLFITALIIAVCGIIFVYSATFSSSTEYFQRIYIKQIEWNIYGMILMIFLCVLDYRNLERPAYLVYGIFVLLLLSVLLSGRVISGSQRWISIAGMNMQPSELIKVVLVITLARYFDDQRDKNEMGFRALAIPGIIMAIPAFLIFKQPDLGTALIMAIIFSVMAFVSGIRRNTLAIIIVSVLIAIPAMWFNLKPYQKNRVMAMLDPASDPLGIGYHTIQSKIAIGSGGLWGKGIFAGTQSKLNFLPEKHTDFIFSVFAEEVGFFGAMLLLTLYLLMFLRMIDIILKAKDRGGVLLAVGGTTIIAFHFFYNVSMTLGIVPIVGIPMPLFSYGGSSIITNYAILGILQSVHMRRYRHD, from the coding sequence ATGGAAAAAAGAAATACCGCAAAAGGGGAACTTGGCAAAAGATGGTATGCCGTTTTTGACTGGGTTCTGTTTATTACCGCGCTTATTATCGCAGTTTGCGGGATAATCTTCGTCTACAGCGCTACATTCTCCAGTTCTACCGAATATTTTCAAAGGATTTACATAAAGCAGATCGAATGGAACATATACGGGATGATTCTTATGATATTTCTCTGTGTGCTCGATTACAGAAATTTGGAACGCCCCGCCTACCTTGTATACGGTATTTTCGTACTCCTTTTGCTGTCGGTACTTTTAAGCGGAAGGGTTATTTCAGGCTCGCAACGCTGGATTTCAATTGCCGGGATGAATATGCAACCTTCGGAACTGATAAAAGTGGTTCTGGTTATCACTCTTGCGAGATATTTTGACGATCAAAGAGATAAAAACGAAATGGGATTCAGAGCATTGGCAATTCCGGGAATTATAATGGCCATTCCCGCATTTCTGATTTTCAAGCAACCGGATCTTGGTACTGCCTTGATAATGGCGATAATCTTCTCGGTTATGGCGTTTGTCAGCGGTATCAGGAGAAACACACTGGCAATAATTATCGTCAGCGTCCTTATCGCAATACCTGCAATGTGGTTCAACCTGAAACCTTATCAAAAGAATCGCGTCATGGCGATGCTTGATCCCGCTTCGGATCCGTTAGGTATCGGATATCATACGATCCAATCAAAAATTGCCATAGGGAGCGGCGGCCTTTGGGGAAAAGGGATATTCGCAGGGACACAAAGCAAGCTCAATTTTCTTCCTGAAAAGCATACGGACTTCATCTTTTCGGTTTTTGCGGAAGAGGTCGGCTTTTTTGGCGCTATGTTGCTATTAACACTTTACCTGTTAATGTTTTTAAGAATGATCGATATCATTTTGAAGGCGAAGGACAGGGGCGGCGTATTGCTGGCTGTTGGCGGTACAACGATTATCGCATTTCATTTCTTTTACAATGTGAGCATGACCCTGGGAATCGTCCCGATTGTCGGTATCCCAATGCCTCTATTCAGCTATGGCGGTTCGTCAATAATTACAAATTATGCGATTTTGGGGATTCTGCAATCTGTACACATGAGGCGATACAGGCATGATTGA
- the mrdA gene encoding penicillin-binding protein 2, whose translation MALDYVFDASDNFKKNLRFRIFLLMGFVLIGFFAIFVRLWYLQVAQARQLKAQAENNRLRQITFPGLRGDIYDRFGEKLVGSRPSFNIVLIKEDISNMSDILAKLEKLVGLKPDDVLEKLSSVPPFVPVIVSYDISRADAAILEEHRYELPGISIAIRPIRNYRYGSFAAHLIGYLGEISREQMNDPVLDEYKAGDIIGKYGIEKSFEPILRGARGKKVLEVDATGRELKVISMEDSGVGKDLYISLDYETQLKAERLMEDKRGAIVAMKPDTGEVLAIVSSPAFDLNKFAYGVEPNYWKELLADKYHPLNNRAIMGLYAPASTYKIIVATAALEEGVIDKEQKLLCAGYYKLGKKWYRCWNRGGHGEVNLIGAITQSCDIYFYQIGMKLGANKIAQWGRRFGLHSITGIALEDERSGLIPTKAWKEKYRGSQWILGETMSIAIGQGYTLVTPLQMAVVTSSIANGGYIVQPKLVFLKDVSGNDLASLGRTEIGIAPENIQFVRESMLKVVNSRYGTGKAAKIWGVQVAGKTGTGQVVKKRTEDLREHDEIPEKLRDHAWFVGYAPYENPEIVVSVVIEHGGSGGVVAAPIAKTVIETYLKSLRRNRISTGDEF comes from the coding sequence GGATTACGTTTTTGATGCATCGGACAACTTCAAAAAGAACCTCCGCTTCAGAATATTTCTGTTGATGGGATTTGTTCTGATTGGATTCTTTGCCATTTTCGTAAGACTTTGGTACCTCCAGGTTGCTCAGGCGCGCCAGCTAAAGGCGCAAGCTGAAAATAACAGATTGCGCCAGATAACATTTCCTGGATTGCGGGGCGATATTTATGACAGGTTTGGTGAAAAACTTGTCGGGTCGAGGCCTTCTTTTAATATTGTCCTGATTAAGGAAGACATTTCCAATATGTCAGACATTCTTGCCAAGCTGGAAAAGCTGGTGGGGTTAAAGCCTGATGATGTATTGGAAAAGCTCTCCTCTGTTCCTCCATTTGTACCGGTAATCGTCTCGTACGACATATCTCGCGCGGACGCAGCCATTCTAGAAGAACACAGATATGAATTGCCTGGAATATCTATTGCCATACGCCCTATAAGAAACTACCGGTATGGATCGTTTGCGGCGCATCTTATCGGATACCTGGGTGAAATTTCCCGTGAACAGATGAATGATCCCGTTCTGGATGAATATAAAGCGGGGGATATTATTGGAAAATACGGCATAGAAAAAAGTTTTGAACCAATACTGCGCGGGGCCCGCGGTAAAAAGGTGCTGGAGGTCGACGCGACAGGCCGCGAACTTAAAGTAATCAGCATGGAAGATTCAGGTGTTGGAAAAGATCTTTACATTTCTCTTGATTATGAAACCCAACTGAAAGCAGAACGGTTAATGGAAGATAAGCGTGGCGCTATTGTTGCAATGAAGCCGGATACTGGTGAAGTATTGGCAATAGTCAGTTCCCCCGCATTTGATCTGAACAAATTTGCATACGGTGTAGAGCCGAATTACTGGAAGGAGCTTCTTGCCGATAAATATCATCCCCTGAACAATAGGGCGATAATGGGATTGTATGCCCCGGCATCTACATACAAGATAATAGTCGCTACAGCGGCGCTGGAAGAAGGGGTTATAGACAAAGAGCAAAAACTCCTATGCGCGGGATATTACAAACTCGGAAAAAAATGGTACCGATGCTGGAACAGGGGAGGGCACGGCGAAGTAAATCTCATTGGTGCAATCACGCAATCGTGCGACATATATTTTTACCAGATCGGGATGAAGCTCGGAGCAAACAAGATAGCCCAATGGGGCAGGAGATTCGGTCTTCACAGCATTACAGGCATAGCTTTGGAAGATGAAAGAAGCGGTCTTATTCCTACGAAAGCATGGAAAGAAAAATATAGAGGCTCTCAGTGGATTTTGGGAGAGACGATGTCGATCGCAATCGGGCAAGGGTATACGCTTGTGACGCCGCTCCAGATGGCGGTAGTTACGAGCTCGATTGCAAACGGCGGCTATATCGTTCAGCCAAAACTTGTTTTCCTGAAGGATGTTTCTGGAAATGATCTTGCCTCGCTTGGCAGAACAGAAATAGGAATTGCGCCTGAGAATATTCAGTTTGTTAGAGAATCGATGTTAAAGGTGGTGAACTCACGTTATGGAACGGGAAAAGCAGCAAAGATATGGGGAGTCCAGGTTGCAGGAAAGACCGGAACCGGGCAAGTAGTAAAAAAACGGACTGAAGATTTGAGGGAACATGATGAGATTCCCGAAAAGTTGCGCGATCATGCATGGTTCGTGGGATATGCGCCATACGAAAATCCGGAGATAGTCGTTTCCGTTGTCATAGAGCATGGCGGGAGCGGAGGCGTTGTGGCCGCTCCGATTGCAAAAACCGTCATCGAAACATACCTGAAATCGCTTCGCAGAAATAGAATTAGCACTGGCGACGAATTCTGA